A genomic window from Pseudomonas alcaligenes includes:
- a CDS encoding mannose-1-phosphate guanylyltransferase/mannose-6-phosphate isomerase, translating to MSVVIPVIMSGGAGTRLWPVSREGHPKPFMRLPDGQSLLGKTYRRAAALIPQGGMILTVTNREYYFASKDHFSESRLPHHRAHFLLEPEGRNTAPAIASAACVLAREYGEDAIMVVMAADHLIEDLVSFKQATEHAILLAEQGYLVTYGVRPTAPETGFGYIESGESLDTEGGCKVARFIEKPGQAAAEDYLRSGRFLWNSGMFCFRVGSILREIAEHQSEIVPLVTECIDNSPTHDSAGVRMQELHGGLFAQLPDISIDYAVMERSSSVAVVPACFDWSDIGSWSALSRLIPEDNERNRVLGEAILVDTRNTFVLGESRLVATVGVDDLIVVDTADAVLVARADRAQEVRRVAQQLKLQNHEAYRLHRTVARPWGSYTVLEEGPQFKIKRIVVKPGASLSLQMHHHRSEHWIVVRGMAKVINGGDEPRLINTNESTFIPAGHRHRLENPGVIDLVMIEVQSGEYLGEDDIVRFDDRYGRAGR from the coding sequence ATGAGCGTCGTTATCCCCGTCATCATGTCTGGCGGGGCGGGTACCCGCTTATGGCCGGTTTCTCGGGAGGGCCACCCCAAGCCGTTCATGCGTCTTCCCGATGGCCAATCGTTGCTGGGTAAGACCTACCGGCGAGCCGCAGCGCTGATCCCGCAGGGGGGGATGATCCTCACGGTCACCAACCGGGAGTACTATTTCGCCAGCAAGGATCACTTCAGCGAGAGTCGCTTACCCCATCACCGAGCACACTTTCTTCTTGAGCCGGAAGGGCGAAATACCGCTCCAGCCATTGCCTCCGCGGCTTGTGTTCTGGCCCGGGAGTACGGCGAGGACGCGATCATGGTGGTCATGGCGGCAGACCATCTGATCGAGGACCTGGTCTCATTCAAACAGGCTACCGAACACGCGATTCTATTGGCCGAGCAGGGGTATCTGGTGACGTACGGTGTCCGCCCCACTGCGCCAGAAACTGGCTTTGGTTACATCGAGTCGGGAGAAAGCCTCGATACCGAGGGAGGCTGCAAGGTGGCTCGCTTCATCGAAAAGCCTGGCCAGGCTGCTGCCGAAGACTATCTGCGTAGCGGGCGCTTCTTGTGGAATTCGGGAATGTTCTGCTTTCGGGTTGGCAGCATTCTGCGCGAAATAGCCGAGCACCAGTCGGAGATCGTGCCACTCGTGACCGAATGCATCGACAACAGCCCGACTCACGACAGTGCCGGTGTGCGCATGCAGGAGCTGCATGGTGGTCTGTTTGCTCAACTGCCAGACATCTCCATCGACTATGCAGTGATGGAGCGTTCGAGCTCCGTGGCCGTGGTTCCGGCTTGCTTTGACTGGAGCGATATCGGCTCTTGGAGTGCCTTGTCGCGTTTGATACCTGAAGACAACGAGCGTAATCGTGTACTGGGGGAAGCGATACTGGTCGATACCCGCAACACCTTCGTGCTGGGCGAGAGTCGTCTGGTGGCAACCGTGGGCGTTGATGATCTGATCGTTGTGGACACGGCTGACGCTGTGCTGGTCGCTCGTGCGGATCGGGCCCAGGAGGTGCGCCGGGTCGCCCAGCAGCTGAAGCTGCAGAACCATGAGGCCTACCGCCTACATCGAACCGTGGCTCGTCCTTGGGGCAGCTATACCGTTCTGGAGGAGGGGCCGCAGTTCAAGATCAAACGCATCGTGGTCAAGCCAGGTGCCTCGCTCTCCCTACAGATGCACCATCACCGCAGTGAGCATTGGATTGTCGTGAGGGGGATGGCCAAGGTCATCAATGGTGGCGATGAGCCGCGTCTGATCAACACCAACGAATCCACTTTCATTCCAGCCGGGCACAGGCATCGCCTGGAAAATCCGGGAGTCATTGATCTGGTCATGATCGAGGTGCAGAGCGGCGAGTATCTGGGTGAGGACGACATTGTGCGTTTCGATGACCGGTACGGCAGGGCCGGCCGCTGA